The proteins below come from a single Leifsonia sp. 1010 genomic window:
- a CDS encoding 6-phospho-beta-glucosidase → MKVTVIGAGSTYTPELVSGLWNERERLTVDELWLMDVDGPRLEIVGGMVRRMLARQGADVPVTVTTDRTAAIDGSDAVLIQLRVGGQSARLQDELFPLACGCVGQETTGAGGLAKALRTVPVVLDIAREARERANPGAWIVDFTNPVGINTRALLDDGHRAIGLCNFAIGVQRWIAREHGVEPHRVEVDPVGLNHLSWVRHIRVDGVDVLPGMIAERSDDLGRRGGVPGELIRDLGVLPSYYLKYYYAHDATVAEMVAGTPRATVVADVERELLALYADPTVDTKPPQLEARGGAFYSEAATALLASLVAGTGDNHVVNVRNNGLIPGLADGDVVETLCRVDASGATPLPQEPVAPELLGLIQHVSAYERLAARAAVTGDRQLVRKALLTHPLVGQWDLVTALEKGIFETGGQLLPQFA, encoded by the coding sequence ATGAAGGTCACGGTCATCGGCGCAGGCTCCACCTACACTCCCGAGCTGGTCTCGGGGCTGTGGAACGAGCGCGAGCGCCTCACGGTCGACGAACTCTGGCTGATGGATGTGGACGGCCCGCGCCTGGAGATCGTCGGCGGCATGGTGCGGCGCATGCTCGCCCGTCAGGGAGCCGACGTCCCGGTCACCGTGACGACCGACCGCACGGCCGCCATCGACGGGTCGGATGCGGTGCTCATCCAATTGCGCGTCGGCGGCCAGAGTGCGCGGCTGCAGGACGAGCTGTTCCCCCTCGCCTGCGGCTGCGTCGGCCAGGAGACGACGGGCGCGGGCGGTCTGGCGAAGGCGTTGCGCACCGTCCCGGTCGTGCTCGACATAGCGCGCGAGGCGCGCGAGCGCGCCAACCCGGGCGCGTGGATCGTCGACTTCACGAATCCCGTCGGCATCAACACGCGCGCGCTGCTCGACGACGGCCACCGCGCGATCGGGCTGTGCAACTTCGCGATCGGCGTCCAGCGGTGGATCGCACGTGAGCACGGCGTCGAGCCGCACCGCGTCGAGGTGGACCCGGTCGGCCTCAACCACCTGTCGTGGGTGCGGCACATCCGGGTGGACGGCGTGGATGTGCTGCCCGGCATGATCGCGGAGCGTTCGGACGACCTGGGCCGCCGCGGAGGCGTTCCGGGCGAGCTCATCCGCGACCTCGGCGTGCTCCCCTCCTACTACCTGAAGTACTACTACGCGCATGACGCGACGGTCGCCGAGATGGTCGCGGGAACGCCCCGGGCGACCGTGGTCGCCGACGTGGAGCGCGAGCTCCTCGCCCTGTACGCCGACCCGACGGTCGACACCAAACCACCGCAGCTGGAGGCCCGCGGCGGCGCCTTCTACAGCGAGGCGGCGACGGCGCTGCTCGCGTCGCTGGTGGCCGGCACCGGCGACAACCACGTCGTGAACGTACGCAACAACGGGCTGATCCCCGGCCTGGCGGACGGCGACGTGGTCGAGACCCTGTGCCGAGTGGATGCGTCGGGCGCGACCCCGCTGCCGCAAGAGCCGGTCGCACCGGAACTGCTCGGGCTCATCCAGCACGTCAGCGCGTACGAGCGGCTCGCCGCCCGCGCCGCGGTGACCGGCGACCGTCAGTTGGTGCGGAAGGCGCTGCTGACGCATCCCCTCGTCGGCCAGTGGGATCTGGTGACGGCTCTCGAGAAGGGCATCTTCGAGACGGGCGGCCAGCTTCTGCCGCAGTTCGCATGA
- a CDS encoding DUF6098 family protein, whose product MLYQLSEIERLLDEAPGLYVRYSAGYAADLEAGPFDTESGLPLPGLPARPLDPEAWWSLPPREWIARQLTRLPAPRHAPFDGVRPERFAWLLRGRPAGHGLDGEALVADVEVVGRLAECLIAEADRVCEERFDAEPGRREAELVSVAHA is encoded by the coding sequence ATGCTCTATCAGCTCTCTGAGATCGAGCGCCTTCTCGACGAGGCGCCCGGGCTCTACGTGCGATACTCGGCGGGCTATGCGGCCGATCTCGAGGCCGGCCCCTTCGACACCGAGAGCGGCCTCCCGCTCCCCGGCCTGCCTGCCCGGCCGCTCGATCCCGAAGCCTGGTGGAGCCTTCCCCCGCGCGAGTGGATCGCCCGGCAGCTGACCCGTCTTCCGGCTCCCCGGCACGCCCCGTTCGACGGTGTGCGCCCTGAGCGCTTCGCCTGGCTGCTGCGAGGCCGCCCGGCCGGTCACGGTCTGGACGGCGAGGCGCTGGTCGCCGACGTCGAGGTGGTCGGCCGGCTGGCGGAGTGTCTGATCGCCGAGGCCGACCGGGTGTGCGAGGAGCGGTTCGACGCGGAGCCCGGGCGTCGCGAAGCGGAGCTGGTGTCGGTGGCGCATGCCTGA
- a CDS encoding FAD-dependent oxidoreductase, translating to MSAFEVAVYGATSAGVAAAVAAAEGGARTVLVEPGRHLGGMTSGGLGYTDVGDVRALGGAAARLRADIAEHYGTTPGHYAGPEPHVAEGIFRRWLEEAGVDVVFGARLTDVETVQEGQGRELRSFTVTGGNRIQAGVFVDASYEGDLLAAAGVPYRVGREDRGLHGERFAGRQELLPGMHNMPPWVSPFADDPTGLTAGRLLPQLHDRPLARLGEGDGGVMSYGFRVCLTTAADRIPFDRPDGYDDEYWELGRRLFARDRREGVERPAGRMLGLEPNLPGGMADGNSLGPVSLSVLDGSAWEYPDASPERREEIRRHHVDHTRGFLHFLSHDPAVPSAIRRELSRWGLPRGEFADTGHLPHQLYVREARRMLGERILTEHDLLAGRMPEDTVALGSYHIDIREVQRVWRWVYEHPDPIGTVFTEGYVSVPVPVYGIPYSALLPKRDDATNLLVPVCLSASAVAFASVRMEPQYMMLGQAAGTAAALAASAGTPVQDVRIALLQDRLEAAGQVIRLA from the coding sequence ATGAGCGCGTTCGAGGTCGCTGTCTACGGGGCGACCTCCGCCGGTGTCGCAGCAGCCGTCGCGGCGGCCGAGGGCGGCGCCCGGACGGTCCTCGTCGAGCCCGGCCGTCATCTCGGCGGCATGACCTCCGGCGGCCTCGGCTACACCGACGTCGGAGACGTCCGCGCTCTCGGCGGCGCGGCCGCACGCCTCCGAGCCGACATCGCCGAGCACTACGGCACCACCCCCGGGCACTACGCCGGGCCGGAACCGCACGTGGCCGAAGGGATCTTCCGGCGGTGGCTGGAGGAGGCCGGCGTCGACGTGGTCTTCGGCGCGCGCCTGACCGACGTCGAGACCGTGCAGGAGGGTCAGGGCCGCGAGCTTCGCTCGTTCACGGTGACCGGAGGCAACCGCATCCAGGCCGGAGTATTCGTGGATGCGAGCTACGAGGGCGACCTGCTCGCGGCAGCGGGCGTGCCGTACCGGGTCGGGCGCGAGGACCGCGGCCTGCACGGCGAGCGGTTCGCGGGCAGGCAGGAGCTCCTTCCCGGCATGCACAACATGCCGCCGTGGGTGTCGCCGTTCGCCGACGATCCGACCGGGCTGACGGCGGGACGCCTCCTGCCGCAGCTCCATGACCGCCCGCTCGCGCGGCTGGGGGAGGGCGACGGCGGCGTGATGTCGTACGGCTTCCGGGTCTGCCTCACCACGGCCGCCGACCGCATCCCGTTCGATCGTCCCGACGGCTACGACGACGAGTACTGGGAGCTGGGGCGCCGCCTCTTCGCCCGCGATCGGAGGGAGGGCGTCGAACGCCCGGCCGGTCGGATGCTGGGGCTCGAACCGAACCTGCCGGGCGGCATGGCGGACGGCAACTCGCTCGGACCGGTGTCGCTGAGCGTTCTGGACGGATCGGCGTGGGAGTACCCCGACGCCTCGCCGGAGCGGCGCGAGGAGATTCGTCGGCACCACGTCGACCACACGCGCGGCTTTCTCCACTTCCTGTCGCACGATCCCGCGGTGCCGTCCGCGATCCGGCGCGAGCTGTCGCGCTGGGGACTCCCGCGCGGCGAGTTCGCCGACACCGGCCACCTTCCGCACCAGCTCTACGTTCGGGAGGCGAGAAGGATGCTCGGCGAGCGCATCCTGACCGAGCACGACCTGCTCGCCGGCAGGATGCCGGAGGACACCGTCGCGCTCGGCTCATACCACATCGACATCCGCGAGGTGCAGCGCGTGTGGCGCTGGGTGTACGAGCATCCTGACCCCATCGGAACCGTCTTCACGGAGGGGTACGTCTCTGTCCCCGTGCCGGTCTACGGCATCCCGTACTCCGCTCTGCTGCCGAAACGCGATGATGCGACGAACCTTCTGGTACCGGTCTGCCTGTCCGCCTCGGCTGTCGCTTTCGCGTCGGTTCGGATGGAGCCGCAGTACATGATGCTCGGTCAGGCCGCAGGCACGGCGGCGGCGCTCGCGGCGAGCGCCGGCACACCGGTGCAGGATGTGCGAATTGCTCTGCTTCAGGACCGGCTGGAGGCCGCCGGACAGGTGATCCGCCTCGCTTAA
- a CDS encoding BadF/BadG/BcrA/BcrD ATPase family protein — MGAAKGSTLTNTHRAPHPGLSVAIDGGNSKTEVVVLEGGPHGLTERARGIGPGSGAGPQAVASAVAAVLRDLHVDPSAVTRVSAAVAGLDFPGDERGHRAALAELFPRAAVEVVGDAVTVLDAGAGLGHALAVVCGAGLNAVARGPHGLATVPALGWPSGDWGGGDELGRDAVRAAARAEDGRGPSTSLLPLVLTETGAADTVALSRAIRDGDVSMRQVGSLATVVARAAAEGDAVASGIIERAAAEAVALAAVVARRAWAADPASTGDAPGPRLLIPPGTPAVLAGGTFSDPGFRGAVTSGLRRLGFDPRPLEFRPVDGLVRALREALAQTSTDAPADAPHSP; from the coding sequence ATGGGCGCGGCGAAAGGATCGACGCTGACGAACACGCATCGCGCACCGCACCCCGGGCTGTCCGTCGCCATCGACGGCGGCAACTCGAAGACGGAGGTCGTCGTGCTGGAGGGCGGCCCGCACGGCCTGACGGAGCGGGCCCGCGGCATCGGCCCCGGCAGTGGCGCCGGACCCCAGGCCGTGGCGTCCGCCGTGGCAGCCGTCCTTCGCGACCTCCACGTCGACCCGTCCGCCGTCACCCGCGTCTCCGCGGCTGTGGCGGGCCTCGACTTCCCCGGCGACGAGCGAGGCCACCGCGCAGCGCTGGCCGAGCTGTTCCCGCGCGCGGCTGTCGAGGTCGTCGGCGACGCGGTCACGGTCCTGGATGCGGGCGCCGGACTCGGCCACGCGCTCGCCGTCGTCTGCGGCGCGGGCCTGAACGCCGTCGCCCGCGGACCGCACGGGCTCGCGACGGTCCCCGCGCTCGGCTGGCCGAGCGGCGACTGGGGCGGCGGCGACGAACTTGGCCGTGACGCGGTTCGCGCGGCCGCGCGCGCGGAGGACGGGCGCGGGCCGTCCACCTCACTGCTGCCGCTGGTCCTCACCGAGACGGGGGCCGCCGACACCGTCGCCCTGTCCCGGGCGATCCGCGACGGCGACGTCTCGATGCGCCAGGTCGGCTCCCTCGCCACGGTGGTCGCCCGCGCCGCGGCCGAGGGCGACGCGGTCGCATCCGGCATCATCGAGCGGGCGGCGGCGGAGGCGGTGGCGCTGGCAGCCGTCGTCGCGCGAAGAGCCTGGGCAGCCGACCCGGCCTCCACAGGGGATGCGCCCGGGCCGCGTCTCCTCATCCCGCCCGGCACGCCCGCCGTCCTCGCTGGAGGTACGTTCTCCGACCCCGGCTTCCGGGGAGCCGTCACCTCCGGCCTCCGCCGCCTCGGTTTCGACCCGCGGCCGCTGGAGTTCCGCCCGGTCGACGGCCTCGTCCGCGCTCTTCGCGAGGCCCTGGCCCAGACGTCGACCGACGCCCCTGCCGACGCTCCACACAGTCCCTGA